Genomic segment of Kibdelosporangium phytohabitans:
AGGAACGCGGCGGCGGGCCGGACCGCGGGCAGGCAGACGTGCCAGTAGATCCGGATCATGCTGCACCCGTCCACCCGCGCGGCCTCGACGAGTTCGAACGGCACAGCGTCCACTGTGTACTGGCGCATCCAGAACACGCCGAGCGCGGTGACCAGGCTGGGAACCGTCACCGCCGCCAGGCCGCCCACCCAGCCGAAGTCGGCCATGGACATGTACAGCGGGATGATGCCCAGCTGCGTCGGCACAGCGAGGGTCGCGACGACGAACAGGAACAACGGGTCACGGCCGCGGAACCGCAGTTTGGCGAACGCGAACCCCGCCAAAGTGGAGAACAAGACCGTCGAGAAGGTGACCGAACCGGCCACGACCACGCTGTTGACCAGCGCCTTCCAGAACTCGACGGAGTCGAACACGCGCTGTGCGTTGGCCCAGAAGTTGCCTCCGGGCACCAGCGGCGGCAGCCGGTCGGTGAGCATGCCGCTGTCGCGGCTGGCGACCAGGTAGGACCAGTAGAAGGGGAAGGCCGAGCCCAGCACGAACGCGCCCAGCAGGCCGTATGTCCAGAACCCCGCTCGTTTCATCGCGCCAGCCGCCTGGTCAGCAGGAAGTTCAGCGAGGCGACCACCAGGATCACCAGGAACAGCACCCACGCCATCGCCGAGGCGTAGCCGAAGTGCTGGCTTTCGAACGCGGTCTGGTACATGTACAGGGTCACCGTCTGGAACTGGTTGGTCGAGCCGCCGTTGTTGGAGCCGGGCATGGCGTCGAACAGCTTGGGCTCGGTGAAGATCTGCAGGCCGCCGATGGTGGACGTGACCACGACGAAGATCAGCGTAGGCCGCAGCAGCGGCAGCGTGATGGCGAAGAAGCGCCGCACGGGGGAGGCGCCGTCGACCACCGCGGCCTCGTGCACCTGCTGGGGGATCGC
This window contains:
- a CDS encoding carbohydrate ABC transporter permease, with amino-acid sequence MKRAGFWTYGLLGAFVLGSAFPFYWSYLVASRDSGMLTDRLPPLVPGGNFWANAQRVFDSVEFWKALVNSVVVAGSVTFSTVLFSTLAGFAFAKLRFRGRDPLFLFVVATLAVPTQLGIIPLYMSMADFGWVGGLAAVTVPSLVTALGVFWMRQYTVDAVPFELVEAARVDGCSMIRIYWHVCLPAVRPAAAFLGMFTFMTAWNDFLWPLIVLDAGNPTVQVALEKLQSGYYVDYSLVLAGTTLATIPVLVVFVALGRQIVAGIMQGAVKG